The proteins below are encoded in one region of Ereboglobus luteus:
- the recQ gene encoding DNA helicase RecQ: MQPDELQITLQTTFGYPDFRPLQREIIEASLAGRDVFALLPTGGGKSMCYQLPALHRTGLTVVVSPLIALMKDQVDQLQSAGVAATFLNSSLGERESRARLAGLHRGEWRLLYVAPERLMLDSWAENLRAWNVAALAIDEAHCISEWGHDFRPEYRQLAQLRELLPDIPVMALTATATERVRADIVKHLKLRDPQIHVASFNRPNLTYRVLPKDGPLAQIIAFVKKREDESGIVYCATRATAERVAESLSSRGYSARPYHAGLTNKERAENQELFLRDETKIICATIAFGMGINKPNVRWVIHYDLPKNIEGYYQETGRAGRDGLPGDCLLLFSGGDAAKQTHFIDEMTDEHERNVARTQLRLMLHYAENASCRRRELLGYFGETFPIDNCGACDNCLEPRETFDGTIAAQKFLSCVYRVRQASRFGVGLNHIVEVLTGADTDKIRRWGHDKVSTYGIGSEMTRPQWAAVGRELMRMGCLAQAEGEFPTLELTAEGVDLLRSRRPVMLTKPIALPKVKKIIPRQGSIECDEILFARLRDLRKKLADERRVPAYVIFGDATLRQLAREYPTRPADMHDIFGMGEKKRAEFGETFAATIAEFLENNPRMRFDNNS; this comes from the coding sequence GTGCAGCCCGACGAACTCCAGATCACGCTCCAGACGACTTTCGGTTATCCTGATTTTCGTCCGCTCCAGCGCGAAATCATCGAGGCGTCGCTCGCGGGTCGCGACGTGTTTGCGCTGCTCCCCACCGGCGGCGGCAAATCCATGTGCTACCAGTTGCCCGCGCTGCACCGCACCGGCCTGACGGTCGTCGTTTCGCCGCTCATCGCGTTGATGAAGGACCAGGTTGACCAGCTCCAGTCGGCGGGCGTGGCGGCCACGTTCTTGAATTCCTCGCTCGGCGAACGCGAATCGCGCGCACGCCTCGCCGGCCTGCACCGCGGCGAATGGCGGCTGCTCTACGTCGCGCCCGAGCGCCTCATGCTCGACAGTTGGGCGGAAAACCTCCGTGCGTGGAACGTCGCCGCGCTCGCCATCGACGAGGCGCATTGCATCTCCGAATGGGGGCACGACTTCCGCCCCGAATACCGCCAGCTCGCGCAACTCCGCGAGCTGCTGCCCGACATCCCCGTGATGGCCCTCACCGCCACCGCCACCGAGCGCGTGCGCGCCGACATCGTCAAGCACCTCAAGCTCCGCGACCCGCAAATCCACGTCGCCAGTTTCAACCGCCCCAATCTCACCTACCGCGTCCTGCCCAAGGACGGCCCGCTCGCGCAAATCATCGCCTTCGTGAAAAAGCGCGAGGACGAAAGCGGCATCGTTTACTGCGCCACGCGCGCCACCGCCGAGCGCGTCGCCGAGTCGCTCTCCTCGCGCGGCTACTCCGCCCGTCCCTACCACGCCGGGCTCACCAACAAGGAGCGCGCCGAAAACCAGGAGCTTTTCCTCCGCGACGAAACCAAGATCATTTGCGCCACCATCGCCTTCGGCATGGGCATCAACAAACCCAACGTCCGCTGGGTCATCCACTACGACCTGCCGAAAAACATCGAGGGGTATTATCAGGAAACGGGCCGCGCCGGGCGCGACGGACTCCCCGGTGACTGCCTCCTGCTCTTCAGCGGGGGCGACGCCGCGAAGCAAACGCACTTCATCGACGAGATGACCGACGAGCACGAGCGCAACGTCGCGCGCACGCAACTGCGCCTCATGCTCCACTACGCGGAAAACGCCTCGTGCCGCCGCCGCGAACTCCTCGGCTATTTCGGCGAAACCTTCCCGATCGATAATTGCGGCGCGTGCGACAACTGCCTTGAGCCGCGCGAAACATTCGACGGCACCATCGCCGCGCAAAAATTCCTCTCCTGCGTCTATCGCGTGCGCCAGGCCAGCCGCTTCGGCGTCGGCCTCAACCACATCGTCGAGGTGCTCACCGGAGCCGACACCGACAAAATCCGCCGCTGGGGCCACGACAAGGTTAGCACCTACGGCATCGGCTCCGAAATGACGCGTCCGCAGTGGGCCGCCGTCGGACGCGAACTCATGCGCATGGGCTGCCTCGCGCAAGCCGAGGGCGAATTCCCCACGCTCGAACTCACCGCCGAGGGTGTTGACCTGCTCCGCTCGCGCCGCCCCGTGATGCTCACCAAGCCGATCGCGCTCCCGAAGGTGAAAAAAATCATCCCGCGCCAGGGCAGCATCGAGTGCGACGAAATCCTCTTCGCGCGCCTGCGCGATCTGCGCAAAAAACTCGCCGACGAACGCCGCGTGCCCGCCTACGTCATCTTCGGCGACGCCACGCTCCGCCAGCTCGCCCGCGAATATCCGACGCGCCCCGCCGACATGCACGACATCTTCGGCATGGGCGAAAAAAAGCGCGCCGAATTCGGCGAAACCTTCGCCGCCACCATCGCGGAATTTCTGGAAAACAACCCGCGAATGAGGTTCGATAATAACTCGTAG
- a CDS encoding REP-associated tyrosine transposase, whose protein sequence is MPFYSRRTSQLHVGRISISGARYFVTFATEGRRPWLNDALCRAHMIEVLKSGHNARRWMLLAVTCMPDHVHVLFELGVDVGVYANVGRCVARWKNLSRAKATRGDGWQRDFWEHRLRPDEMNEDYARYIYMNPYRAGLIECGDGGWDGTWMPEPRCFDFVEHLGPSGSPPVEWLGDLEKVADRDS, encoded by the coding sequence ATGCCGTTCTACTCGCGTCGAACCTCGCAACTGCATGTCGGGCGAATATCAATTTCCGGCGCGCGCTATTTTGTGACATTTGCGACCGAAGGTCGCCGGCCATGGCTCAATGATGCTTTGTGCCGTGCACACATGATCGAGGTTTTGAAAAGCGGACATAATGCGCGCAGGTGGATGCTGCTGGCGGTCACTTGCATGCCTGATCATGTGCATGTGCTGTTCGAGCTTGGAGTGGATGTCGGCGTGTATGCGAATGTCGGGCGTTGTGTGGCGCGATGGAAAAACCTGTCGCGAGCCAAAGCGACGCGTGGTGATGGCTGGCAGCGCGATTTTTGGGAACATCGTTTGCGCCCGGATGAGATGAACGAGGACTATGCCCGATACATTTATATGAATCCATATCGTGCGGGCTTGATTGAATGCGGCGATGGCGGATGGGATGGCACATGGATGCCAGAGCCGAGGTGTTTCGATTTTGTGGAGCACCTCGGCCCGTCCGGTTCACCGCCCGTTGAGTGGCTCGGTGATTTGGAAAAGGTCGCCGACCGCGATTCGTAG
- the trpS gene encoding tryptophan--tRNA ligase encodes MRILTGIQPSGTLHIGNYFGAIKPAVELQARGDAFYFIADYHSMTTLTDPEQRRKNVLNVALDFLACGLDPSRSVFWRQSDVSEVCELTWILGTVAPMGLIERAHSYKDKLAHGFSPSFGLFSYPVLMAADILLFNSDLVPVGKDQKQHLEITRDIAIKFNLAYGEVFTVPEPEIREEVATVPGLDGQKMSKSYNNTIDIFGDEKAVRKKIMGIVMDSRTPAEPKPDADKNLAIQLLKLVAPADIAKETEERLRVGGLGYGDLKKSLFEHYWNYFAEARAKRAELAANMDYVNKVLADGAARAREVAAPILKKAREACGL; translated from the coding sequence ATGCGCATTCTCACAGGCATCCAGCCCTCGGGCACGCTCCACATCGGCAACTATTTTGGCGCCATCAAACCCGCCGTCGAATTGCAGGCGCGCGGTGACGCGTTTTATTTCATCGCCGACTACCACTCGATGACCACGCTCACCGACCCGGAGCAGCGGCGCAAAAACGTGCTCAATGTGGCGCTCGATTTTCTCGCGTGCGGACTCGATCCATCGCGCAGTGTTTTCTGGAGGCAAAGCGACGTGTCCGAGGTGTGCGAATTGACGTGGATTCTCGGCACCGTCGCCCCGATGGGGCTCATCGAGCGCGCGCACAGCTACAAGGACAAGCTCGCGCACGGCTTCTCGCCGAGCTTCGGACTGTTCTCCTATCCCGTGCTCATGGCCGCGGATATTTTGCTGTTCAACTCCGACCTCGTGCCCGTGGGCAAGGACCAGAAGCAGCATCTGGAGATCACCCGCGACATCGCGATCAAATTCAACCTGGCCTATGGCGAGGTGTTCACGGTTCCCGAGCCGGAAATCCGCGAGGAAGTCGCCACCGTTCCCGGCCTCGACGGCCAAAAAATGAGCAAGAGCTACAACAACACGATCGACATTTTTGGCGATGAAAAGGCCGTGCGCAAAAAAATCATGGGTATCGTGATGGACAGTCGCACGCCCGCGGAGCCGAAACCCGACGCGGACAAAAACCTCGCAATTCAGCTACTCAAACTCGTTGCGCCCGCCGATATCGCGAAGGAAACCGAGGAGCGCCTGCGCGTGGGCGGGCTCGGCTACGGCGACCTGAAAAAAAGCCTGTTCGAGCACTACTGGAACTATTTCGCTGAGGCCCGCGCCAAGCGCGCCGAGCTTGCAGCGAACATGGACTACGTGAACAAGGTTCTGGCCGACGGCGCCGCGCGGGCGAGGGAGGTCGCGGCACCCATCTTGAAAAAAGCGCGCGAGGCTTGCGGCCTGTGA
- the murJ gene encoding murein biosynthesis integral membrane protein MurJ, which yields MLDAARVATNAGVSRNLKNIGLVSGATMVSRVLGLVRDMQTAAVFGLSGISSAFFTAYQLPNLFRRLLGEGSLTAAFVPTLNIELEQRRREGAFALVNQVASWLTVVAGVVVVAAMIFFSQPPWIEAAARVFTGDNATVQRWLLSGNMTVVLFPYLLFVCLASVFSSALQSLGRFLEPALSPIWLNLAMIGMLWLGVRLWPDAKMTQVYMLCAGVLVGGLGQMCVPGWALLREGWRPRFTLELSERVRAIFRLMAPTVLGSAVYLINMTVSRYIALSLNDGAVALLNFAQRLMELPIGVFAVAVSTVVFPLISRFAAQNDTAGMANAYRKGMRLILLINIPAAAGLGVLALPLIRLLFQRGEFVASDTFAMAPVLAIYAVGLPFFSFVNLVLRAFYARRDTKTPVVAALLSFVVNIVLSLALMGPLSTAGLAIAGNAAIIVQAVFLQVMLTRKAPEMAFIHIGRDLGKIIIASASMGTAVWGGWHAWTHLATATTFNTACGLAIMIAAGVALYAALAWVLRIEGRDEARAMILKRIRPRSR from the coding sequence TTGCTAGATGCCGCCCGCGTGGCGACAAATGCGGGCGTGTCGAGGAACCTCAAAAACATAGGCTTGGTGTCGGGCGCGACGATGGTGTCGCGCGTGCTGGGCCTTGTGCGCGACATGCAGACCGCGGCGGTCTTCGGTTTGAGCGGGATTTCGTCGGCTTTTTTCACCGCCTACCAGCTGCCCAATTTGTTCCGGCGACTGCTCGGCGAGGGTTCGCTCACGGCGGCGTTTGTGCCGACGCTCAACATCGAGCTCGAACAACGCCGGCGCGAGGGCGCGTTCGCGCTGGTCAACCAAGTCGCGAGCTGGCTCACGGTCGTGGCGGGCGTGGTCGTGGTGGCGGCGATGATTTTTTTCAGCCAGCCGCCGTGGATCGAGGCGGCCGCGCGCGTGTTCACCGGCGACAACGCCACCGTGCAACGCTGGCTGTTGAGCGGCAACATGACCGTGGTGCTGTTTCCCTACCTGCTCTTTGTCTGCCTGGCGTCCGTGTTCAGCTCGGCGCTGCAATCGCTCGGACGCTTTCTCGAGCCGGCCCTGTCGCCAATCTGGCTCAACCTCGCCATGATCGGAATGCTCTGGCTCGGCGTGCGGCTCTGGCCGGACGCAAAAATGACGCAGGTTTACATGCTGTGCGCCGGCGTGCTCGTCGGCGGACTCGGGCAAATGTGCGTGCCCGGATGGGCGTTGTTGCGCGAGGGCTGGCGTCCGCGCTTCACGCTTGAGCTCAGCGAGCGGGTGCGCGCGATCTTCCGGCTCATGGCGCCGACGGTGCTCGGCTCGGCGGTTTACCTGATCAACATGACCGTGTCGCGCTACATCGCCCTGTCGCTCAACGACGGCGCGGTCGCGCTTCTCAATTTTGCCCAGCGCCTGATGGAGCTGCCCATCGGCGTGTTCGCCGTGGCGGTCTCGACGGTGGTGTTTCCGCTCATCTCGCGCTTCGCCGCGCAAAACGACACCGCCGGCATGGCAAACGCCTACCGCAAGGGAATGCGCCTGATTCTGCTCATCAACATCCCCGCCGCCGCCGGGCTTGGCGTGCTCGCGCTGCCGCTAATCCGGCTGCTGTTCCAACGCGGCGAGTTTGTCGCAAGCGACACCTTCGCGATGGCCCCCGTGCTCGCGATCTACGCGGTCGGGCTTCCGTTTTTCTCGTTTGTAAACTTGGTGCTGCGCGCCTTCTACGCGCGCCGCGACACCAAGACTCCCGTGGTGGCCGCGCTGCTGAGTTTCGTGGTGAACATCGTCCTGAGTCTCGCGCTGATGGGGCCGCTCTCGACCGCGGGCCTCGCCATCGCGGGCAACGCAGCCATCATCGTGCAAGCGGTGTTTTTGCAGGTGATGCTCACGCGCAAAGCGCCCGAGATGGCGTTCATTCACATCGGCCGCGACCTCGGAAAAATAATCATCGCGAGCGCGTCGATGGGCACGGCGGTCTGGGGAGGCTGGCACGCGTGGACGCACCTCGCGACGGCGACGACATTCAACACCGCCTGCGGCCTCGCCATAATGATCGCCGCCGGGGTCGCGCTCTACGCGGCCCTCGCCTGGGTGCTGCGCATCGAGGGCCGCGACGAAGCGCGCGCCATGATATTGAAACGGATTCGCCCCCGATCAAGGTAA
- a CDS encoding metal-sensitive transcriptional regulator translates to MSDIHHHPEGETKALQVRVRKIAGQINGVERMLLADRDCAEILLQLLSIRKAIKSLSEKILHAHIRDCIEGATNGNDAKRRIRELTTVLERYVE, encoded by the coding sequence ATGAGCGACATACATCATCATCCCGAGGGCGAGACAAAGGCGTTGCAGGTTCGCGTTCGCAAGATCGCCGGGCAGATCAACGGAGTGGAGCGCATGCTGCTGGCCGACCGCGACTGCGCGGAAATCCTGCTGCAACTGCTTTCCATACGAAAGGCGATCAAGTCGCTTTCGGAAAAAATCCTGCACGCGCACATACGCGATTGCATCGAGGGCGCGACGAACGGCAACGACGCCAAGCGCCGCATCCGCGAGCTGACGACCGTGCTGGAGCGCTACGTGGAGTAG
- a CDS encoding heavy metal translocating P-type ATPase, which translates to MTTSREQDHHDENHHHDDDDHEHGHDHGHGHQSGHGHHHHGGEWKNLALLAGLCGVLGVAGFVIERAEVGPAWLAGAFYIAALVAGAWDAAKDSWENIKARTLDIHFLMLAVAVGAACIGAWHEAVVLLFLFSGAEAMEAYAMDRTQREVSSLLKSAPKTATLLDAAGMETTVEVAALAVGNHVRVKPGEAFPTDGTVIKGESACDESTITGEATPVEKEAGAAVYSGTINLWGVLDFEVNRLPSESTLQKIIRMIQTAQKLRAPSERFTDKFGGHYTLLALGACAVMFFVWWLGFGAPPFISGETTSAFYRAMTLLVVMSPCALVLSIPSAILAAIAWGARHGVLFRGGAAIEKLADVDVIALDKTGTLTTGKLSVATVESFPPGRESDVLRLACALENNSQHPLARAIVKHAQNTGVQTAAVEAFESLTGMGLRGRVDGVPVLLGRRELIIENHTGPLVETIKSFPLSSPDLSEVWVTGGDVTGRILLRDEIRTTSRDTLAKLRANGVRTVMLTGDRRHAAENIARELGLDEVRSGLKPEDKVEAIQSFREQGKRIAMVGDGVNDAPSLAAADVSIAMGARGSDAALEQAEVILMHDRIENVLAAFRLSRRAKRIIRQNLAVSLGVVVIMATGSIIGLVPLWLGVIAHEGSSVVVCLNALRLLLGKNK; encoded by the coding sequence ATGACGACATCCCGCGAACAGGATCACCACGATGAAAACCATCACCATGATGACGATGATCACGAACACGGCCACGACCATGGTCATGGCCACCAATCCGGCCACGGACATCACCACCACGGCGGCGAATGGAAGAATCTCGCCCTGCTCGCGGGGCTCTGCGGCGTCCTCGGCGTCGCGGGATTCGTGATTGAGCGCGCGGAAGTCGGGCCCGCGTGGCTGGCCGGTGCATTCTACATCGCCGCCCTGGTCGCCGGCGCGTGGGACGCGGCGAAGGACTCCTGGGAAAACATAAAGGCGCGCACGCTCGACATCCATTTTCTAATGCTTGCGGTCGCCGTCGGCGCGGCATGCATAGGCGCGTGGCACGAGGCGGTCGTGCTGTTGTTTCTTTTTTCGGGGGCGGAGGCGATGGAAGCCTATGCGATGGACCGCACACAGCGCGAAGTCAGCTCGCTGCTCAAGAGCGCGCCAAAAACCGCCACGCTGCTCGACGCAGCCGGCATGGAAACAACGGTTGAAGTCGCCGCGCTCGCCGTGGGCAACCACGTGCGCGTAAAGCCCGGCGAGGCGTTTCCAACCGACGGCACGGTGATCAAGGGCGAGAGCGCCTGCGACGAATCGACCATCACCGGCGAGGCGACCCCGGTCGAAAAGGAAGCCGGCGCCGCGGTTTACAGCGGCACGATCAACCTGTGGGGCGTGCTCGATTTCGAGGTCAACCGGCTGCCCTCCGAAAGCACGCTGCAAAAAATCATCCGCATGATTCAGACGGCGCAAAAACTCCGGGCCCCCAGCGAGCGATTCACGGATAAATTTGGCGGCCATTATACGCTCCTCGCGCTCGGCGCCTGCGCGGTCATGTTTTTTGTGTGGTGGCTCGGCTTCGGCGCGCCGCCGTTTATCAGCGGTGAAACGACATCGGCGTTTTATCGCGCCATGACGCTCCTCGTCGTCATGAGCCCCTGCGCGCTCGTGCTCTCGATTCCCTCTGCAATTCTCGCCGCCATCGCGTGGGGCGCAAGGCACGGCGTGCTGTTTCGCGGCGGGGCGGCCATCGAAAAACTCGCCGACGTGGATGTCATCGCGCTCGACAAGACCGGCACGCTCACGACGGGAAAACTAAGCGTCGCCACCGTGGAAAGTTTTCCGCCGGGCCGCGAATCCGACGTGCTGCGCCTGGCATGCGCGCTTGAAAACAATTCGCAGCATCCGCTCGCGCGCGCCATCGTCAAACACGCGCAAAACACGGGCGTGCAAACCGCCGCGGTGGAGGCGTTCGAGTCGCTCACCGGCATGGGGCTTCGCGGACGCGTGGACGGCGTGCCCGTGCTGCTTGGACGGCGCGAATTGATCATCGAAAACCACACCGGCCCGCTGGTCGAAACGATTAAAAGTTTTCCGCTCTCGTCGCCGGACCTGAGCGAAGTATGGGTAACCGGCGGGGATGTGACGGGACGCATTTTGCTACGCGACGAAATACGCACGACCTCCCGCGACACGCTCGCCAAGTTGCGCGCGAACGGAGTGCGCACGGTGATGCTCACGGGCGACCGGCGCCATGCCGCGGAAAACATCGCCCGCGAACTCGGCCTCGACGAAGTGCGCTCCGGCCTGAAGCCGGAGGACAAGGTTGAGGCGATCCAAAGTTTCCGCGAGCAAGGCAAGCGCATCGCGATGGTGGGCGACGGCGTGAACGACGCGCCGAGCCTCGCGGCGGCCGACGTGTCCATTGCGATGGGCGCGCGCGGCAGCGACGCGGCGCTGGAGCAAGCCGAGGTCATCCTGATGCACGACCGCATTGAAAACGTGCTCGCCGCGTTTCGCCTGAGCCGCCGCGCAAAAAGAATCATCAGGCAAAACCTCGCGGTGTCGCTCGGCGTGGTTGTTATCATGGCAACCGGTTCGATCATTGGACTCGTGCCGCTCTGGCTCGGCGTGATCGCGCACGAAGGCAGCTCAGTCGTCGTGTGCCTGAACGCGCTGCGATTGCTGCTGGGAAAAAACAAGTAG
- a CDS encoding InlB B-repeat-containing protein, translating to MALLPGLLLLTGSLIADPYFSRHPNDQTILAGKGATFTVDLGGVGYWDTVFYQWEYSNNGGYSWDEVPEYGSYYVSRSSTTDTLETTSTPPGFDGTLYRCRVSYPIDNIYSDTAFIFSDEALLTVNAEPYNIGRLPASQTAFEKEPVTLVARAGGQPAPVYQWQVSGDGGTSWHNIQGATRHSLTFTAGAGFHNGDMIRRIASNGIGSPAYSNTFTLNVIPAFFHTPAALALDDDGNLYVADSFRHVIYKVAPDLTATLFAGAVRKAALTDSSGTDARFNAPVALAFDTTGDLLVADSGNGAVRKITPEGEVNTVATGLASPGGIATTAGGNVLIADTDAHVIYEIDSHGELSTHAGLAGAPGFADATGDSARFRNPTQLHVDDNDDIFIADTGNHIIRTAAEDGSIITWAGYPGASGTANGNPATSARFDQPRGMASDTLGSLYVADTGNSTIRRITDLGYVLTIAGRARSAGFADGTGNTARFNRPSDIVFDGNKSLYVADTGNSVIRKVDLPTGKVVTLAIFKAGTTPPPPNTHVLTVIKGKGSGNYAEGERISLVANDPPSGTVFDGWMSINGGSFSNAKNTSTTFTMPANATSVYALYEPVNSGNSGVVTKKDAYGGGAPSLWFFAALTALIALRRRE from the coding sequence ATGGCGTTGTTGCCCGGCCTGTTGCTGCTCACGGGATCCCTCATCGCGGACCCGTATTTTTCCAGGCATCCGAACGACCAGACCATTCTCGCCGGCAAGGGCGCCACCTTTACCGTCGATCTCGGCGGCGTCGGTTATTGGGACACGGTATTCTATCAATGGGAATACTCCAACAACGGCGGTTATTCATGGGACGAGGTGCCCGAATACGGCTCTTACTACGTGAGCAGAAGCTCGACCACGGACACGCTCGAGACAACCTCAACACCACCCGGATTCGACGGCACACTTTACAGATGCCGCGTCAGCTATCCAATCGATAACATATACAGCGACACCGCCTTCATATTCAGCGACGAGGCGCTGCTCACGGTGAACGCCGAGCCTTACAACATTGGAAGGCTGCCCGCCTCGCAAACTGCCTTTGAAAAGGAACCCGTCACCCTTGTCGCCCGGGCCGGGGGCCAGCCCGCCCCCGTTTATCAATGGCAAGTCTCCGGCGACGGCGGCACCTCGTGGCACAATATCCAGGGCGCCACGAGACACTCACTCACATTCACGGCCGGCGCCGGATTTCATAACGGCGACATGATCCGGCGCATCGCCAGCAACGGCATCGGCTCGCCGGCTTACAGCAACACGTTCACGCTCAATGTAATCCCGGCATTCTTCCACACACCCGCCGCCCTCGCGCTCGATGATGACGGAAACCTCTACGTCGCCGATTCATTCAGGCACGTCATCTACAAAGTCGCGCCCGATCTCACCGCCACGCTCTTCGCGGGGGCCGTGCGGAAGGCGGCGCTGACCGACAGCTCCGGCACGGACGCGCGGTTCAACGCACCCGTCGCGCTCGCATTCGACACAACAGGCGACCTTCTGGTGGCCGACAGCGGCAACGGAGCCGTCCGCAAAATTACACCCGAAGGCGAGGTCAACACAGTCGCCACCGGACTCGCGTCACCGGGCGGCATCGCCACAACCGCCGGTGGAAATGTGCTCATCGCCGACACCGACGCCCATGTCATTTACGAAATCGATTCGCACGGCGAACTGAGCACCCACGCCGGACTCGCCGGGGCGCCGGGATTTGCGGACGCCACCGGAGACAGCGCGCGTTTTCGAAACCCAACCCAATTACATGTCGATGACAACGACGACATTTTTATCGCCGACACCGGCAATCACATCATCCGCACCGCCGCCGAGGATGGCTCCATTATCACGTGGGCGGGATATCCCGGCGCCTCCGGCACGGCCAACGGAAACCCGGCCACCAGCGCCCGTTTTGACCAGCCGCGCGGCATGGCATCCGACACCCTTGGCAGCCTTTATGTGGCTGATACCGGCAACTCCACCATACGAAGAATCACCGACCTCGGCTATGTCCTGACCATCGCGGGCAGAGCACGGAGCGCCGGTTTCGCCGATGGCACCGGAAACACAGCCCGGTTCAACCGCCCCTCCGACATCGTCTTTGACGGCAACAAAAGTCTTTATGTGGCCGACACGGGCAATTCCGTCATCCGCAAAGTCGATCTTCCAACCGGCAAAGTGGTAACCCTCGCAATCTTCAAGGCGGGCACAACGCCACCACCGCCAAACACCCATGTGCTGACGGTCATCAAGGGCAAAGGCTCCGGTAATTACGCGGAAGGTGAAAGAATCTCGCTCGTCGCAAACGACCCGCCCTCGGGCACCGTCTTCGACGGCTGGATGAGCATCAACGGAGGCAGTTTCTCCAATGCAAAAAACACCTCGACCACTTTCACCATGCCCGCAAACGCAACCAGCGTTTACGCGCTCTACGAACCCGTTAACTCCGGAAACTCGGGGGTCGTGACAAAAAAAGATGCTTATGGCGGCGGAGCCCCGTCGCTCTGGTTTTTCGCCGCGCTCACCGCGCTGATCGCGCTGCGCCGGCGCGAGTGA